From a single Nicotiana tomentosiformis chromosome 2, ASM39032v3, whole genome shotgun sequence genomic region:
- the LOC117278636 gene encoding uncharacterized protein, with the protein MPAGYKPPKFDIFDGTGNPHAHLRAYCEKLVGVGRNEKLLMKLFIRSLTGETLTWYTRQDPRNWRTWHDMAEDFMNHFRFNTEITLDRFALVNLQKIPSESFQEYARQWRSEAARAQPPLDDNELTMYFIRAQEGIYFEKMMGMTVQKFLELVKMGDFLEEGIKFGKV; encoded by the coding sequence ATGCCAGCAGGGTATAAACCCCCAAAGTTCGATATCTTCGATGGGACAGGTAATCCCCATGCACATTTGAGGGCATATTGTGAAAAGTTAGTCGGAGTGGGAAGGAATGAGAAGCTACTGATGAAGTTATTTATAAGAAGTTTAACGGGGGAAACACTCACCTGGTATACTCGACAGGATCCTCgaaattggagaacttggcatgaTATGGCGGAGGACTTCATGAATCATTTTCGATTCAACACAGAGATTACTCTCGATCGGTTCGCACTGGTGAACTTGCAGAAAATACCATCtgagtcattccaagaatatgcacgtCAGTGGAGGTCAGAGGCTGCCAGGGCGCAACCTCCGCTAGACGACAATGAATTAACCATGTATTTCATCAGAGCCCAGGAAGGGATATACTTCGAAAAAATGATGGGAATGACGGTACAGAAATTCCTCGAGCtggtcaagatgggagatttcttagaagaggGCATCAAATTTGGAAAAGTATAA